Proteins encoded in a region of the Vicia villosa cultivar HV-30 ecotype Madison, WI linkage group LG5, Vvil1.0, whole genome shotgun sequence genome:
- the LOC131606340 gene encoding uncharacterized protein LOC131606340 has translation MERKSNQNDSSSSFVSELSGSKETHSSSSSPNEVRDKAIKEKWDSILGTPDVIFKACGGESQKIQTEDKSSIYQNQRIEPCNLSSSIFYGGQDIIHHAQIEGKNLFPKNVGEEDDLGIASSRGGHRSGWVGNRAQNLNPKKPTVENHRPIFD, from the exons atggaaagaaaaagtAACCAaaatgattcttcttcttcatttgtttCTGAGCTCTCTGGCTCCAAAGAGACACactcatcttcttcatctcctaATGAAGTGAGGGACAAAGCTATCAAGGAGAAATGGGACTCTATACTTGGAACACCTG ATGTCATTTTCAAGGCCTGTGGTGGTGAATCTCAGAAAATACAAACTGAAGATAAGAGTTCCATCTACCAAAATCAAAGAATTGAACCATGTAATCTCAGCTCATCAATATTTTATGGTGGCCAAGATATTATTCATCATGCTCAAATTGAAGGGAAAAACTTATTT CCCAAAaatgttggagaagaagatgattTGGGAATTGCTTCAAGTAGGGGTGGACATCGGTCGGGTTGGGTCGGAAATCGGGCCCAAAATCTCAATCCGAAAAAGCCCACGGTTgaaaatcataggcccattttCGACTGA
- the LOC131604275 gene encoding uncharacterized protein LOC131604275, producing the protein MNRALLLKWKWRILMERQAIWSKFLEFRYRKPRLIVQATKDVTSNFEDAIWWRDVISNDLILDRFEEGFPGCVKSIIRNGKNILFWHSVWLGDHALHVKFPELYDISTRKLCSVSEVRQVVDGSVFWDLDFLFAADSNVIAAPSASDLHSGDGLVSVLLQLHAVNLQHLRDCLIQSNHGQTEEEDQHIRNLNSSGLYSVSSITSLVGNSKDRAWNNNLIKQLEVIWNTNLPIRIKLFAWRVLTDKLPVKEILIQRGVSNFPSVGCVFCSNHQENSNHLFFDCYISKEIWDKVLAWLGIESNLSFLDLLSFDAIQLKVKKVKVKDRINVIWVATLWSLWTMRNAVIFQDKLFSFDEVFYNILFLSWRWLSLSHSLVVANFYKWFKNPLNCI; encoded by the coding sequence ATGAATAGAGCTTTACTTCTtaaatggaaatggaggattCTTATGGAGAGACAAGCCATATGGAGTAAATTTTTAGAGTTTCGGTATCGTAAGCCTAGATTGATCGTTCAAGCAACAAAGGATGTAACATCGAATTTTGAAGACGCTATTTGGTGGAGAGATGTTATTTCTAATGATTTAATCTTGGATAGATTTGAAGAAGGTTTTCCCGGGTGTGTTAAAAGTATTATTCGTAACGGTAAGAACATCCTTTTTTGGCATAGTGTTTGGTTGGGGGATCATGCTCTTCACGTTAAGTTCCCGGAATTGTATGATATCTCAACAAGAAAACTGTGTTCTGTTTCGGAAGTGCGGCAAGTGGTGGATGGTTCTGTTTTCTGGGATCTTGATTTCTTGTTCGCAGCTGACAGCAATGTCATTGCTGCGCCATCTGCCAGCGACCTCCACAGCGGCGATGGGCTGGTTTCGGTGTTGCTGCAGCTCCATGCGGTGAACTTGCAGCATCTGCGGGACTGTTTGATACAGTCTAACCACGGGCAGACTGAGGAGGAGGACCAGCACATAAGGAATCTGAACAGTTCTGGACTGTATTCTGTTAGCAGTATTACTAGCCTGGTGGGAAATAGTAAGGATAGGGCTTGGAACAACAACTTGATAAAGCAATTGGAGGTAATTTGGAATACTAATCTGCCGATTAGAATTAAATTATTTGCTTGGAGAGTTTTAACGGATAAATTGCCGGTTAAGGAGATTTTGATTCAAAGGGGAGTTTCTAATTTCCCTTCCGTCGGTTGTGTTTTTTGTTCGAACCATCAGGAGAATTCCAATCACTTATTCTTTGACTGCTATATTTCTAAAGAAATTTGGGACAAAGTGCTCGCTTGGTTGGGGATTGAATCAAATCTTTCTTTTCTTGATTTGTTGAGTTTCGACGCTATTCAATTAAAGGTGAAGAAAGTCAAGGTGAAGGATAGGATTAATGTTATTTGGGTCGCCACTCTTTGGAGCTTGTGGACCATGAGGAATGCAGTTATTTTTCAGGATAAATTATTTAGCTTTGATGAAGTGTTTTACAACATTTTGTTTCTCTCTTGGAGATGGCTTTCTTTAAGCCATTCATTGGTTGTTGCCAACTTTTATAAGTGGTTCAAAAACCCCTTGAATTGTATCTAA